The genomic stretch tcctccttttttttttttttacagcatttgtaGTGAGTGATGGTTTGTCAGTTGAACAGAATGATCTGGTGAATATGATGAGAGAGCGAGCTGTGTAAATAAAGCATAAATTGTCTTAATGCATAGCCTGTCCTATAGCAGAAATCCATTTAACTTGCATCTGTGATGCCTTCTGATGGAGCTGCAACTATCTAGTGCTCCATCATTATAAGTGTTATAAATGTGTGAGACACTGGTCACTTATTCCCATTTGGGAACTATTTATGAACAGAACTTTTTGTAGTAAATGTGACcaagggcggggggggaagcagcACAGACGACTTTCTTCAGTCAGTACatgtctcttctttcctgttctgcagcatCAAAATCTGCCTACAGCTTTATACTCctttattaactttttctttgggAGTGAACAATTTTGTGGACTTGTTACAGGAAACCTGTACTTTCACATACATATAGCTACTAGAATCACCCCCCACCTCAATGATTTGCTTCTGAGTGGGGATTACTGTGCTTACCAAGTATgacaaacatcttttaaaagcttcttaaGAACTTTTCCATGATCAAAGGCGACTGAAGCATATATAGCATATCTTGTTAGTCAGTTTGTATTCTGCTTTCAAATGATGAACGCCTCATTTAGTTCCTGAATGCCCTGAATCCTGAGAAGTGTGTAAAGTCTCATGTTAGAAACTGAGCACTTGAATTGACAATGTCTTGCGCAAATGTCTCCCATCAGTTCCACAACTGATGTGCTCTTGGTGCACAGACTTGTTGTGTGTGGTGGGAGGGCTGGAATGAATactgtgggggaaggaagaagaagtagtagtttttgaagaaaataggaGAGGCTCTGGGAGGGAAAACCACCTCGGGTCCCACATCAATGCTACTAGGGCCCCTTAGGGGCACAGAGTGTTTCAGGAAAGGTTTGTTTTATCATATAGTGTTCCCTGTTTGCCTATAATCTTGTTTCTACCTTGTCTCCCTAGATTTTATGACTGTTTACTTCCAAATCCGCTCTGTCCAGCTTGACCGCTCCATCAAGGGGCTGGAAGACCATTTCCGTAAGAACAGCTCCTCCACTGGAGTGCCATATTCCCCTGCCATTCAGAACAAAAGGAAGGACACCCCCACCAAAAAGCCACTCAAGAGACCAGGTGAGTTCttgaaggggtgggggggattgCTGTACTGTGTATCCTCTTGCCTGGCTATCAAACACCTATCTGTAGGCCTTCTCACTGCTGAGGTAGCCTCTGTGTCGAAAATGTGCGTTTAGGACAGAAGCAGGGGTGAGACTTTGGAGATAAGCGCCTCTTCTCTGCCCTGGATTCAGCATTGAGGCTACAggcattttctgtctctgttatGAAAGGGCTATAAAAGGATATGATCTGAGAGCACCTGTCCTCAGCCTTGGAATATGGAATACAGACTGTGCCAcagcaaaatagaaaactgtGATCTGATAAAACACATCACTTTAATAATCATTAGTTATGAATAAATTATTACTATGCTAGGAAACCAAGAACTCATCAGGACTTGAGATGGGGACTAGGTAGGTGCCTACTGACATGAGATCCAAAGTTGTCTCAGTTTTGGAAGGGCTGTTAAGCTTTTGCCTTGGCTTGTCTTTGGAGGAACTAGGAATGTGGTTGGTGGCTTACTCCACCTCTCCTCATAATGgagttttgctgcattttctgcagctggtgAGGCCGCTCACTCCGGTGTACCGGAGCACAGAGCTGGAATTCCCATCTCTGAAACGTGCCATCTAGTGGGAGCACAGCCAGGAGGGCCAGCAAAAGCTAGCACATACCTCCCGCAGCAGCACAGCGATATTGTCCCGCTGTGTGTCACAGCACCCTCTGCAATAGTGATCAAAGTCAGAGAAGTTCATATTTCTGTGGGTTTACCTGGCCAATACTCTCCCaccctaatatttttttcctgtgttgtcaAAATACTCTTATTGGGTTCAAAAACTTAATAAGAAATGTGGCTAGGGACTGGGAATggatgggatggggaaagggaggaaaagaaatgcccATTTTAAttgtgctgtgtttatttttataatcctGATGTGAATGCAGTCCTCATCCCAGGTAATGTGCGTCTATGTGTGCGTGTGCTGGCCCTGGTGCTCGCTCTCTTCACTTCTGTGTGTGGAGAGGCTTTGCTGGGCCTCTTCTTGCTAAAGCAGAGGGTGTGCCTGGGATATTTGGAGAaggggggctggctggggaaggctgtgACGTCCAGAGATAACCCCTCTGGTCTTTTAAAATCAATCTGTGCCATTGCTGCTGTGTCCTGGAGCTGTTCCTGAAAGCTGATGTGTGAGTTGCAGTTGGTGAACGCAGATAGTCTGCGAATTTCAGTGGATTTTGCCCTGTCAGCAGAGCACCACCTGACAAGGGTATGTCTTACCCCACACTTGGCTTTCCTCTGGAGTTTGACAGGTAGTTATTTGCCTAAGAATTTGCCCTCAGTGTTGGGAGGCCTGTAGAGGACAATATCCTCCTGCTGAGGAGAACTAGCTATGCTGCAGATGGcagaaaatcagtgttttaaatgGTTCCTAAGCATGATGGCAGTCATTTGTGTTcagctcctgagcagtctctcctGCCCAACAACATGATTCCAAtaggtaaaaattatttttgtgtggttCAGTAGCACTCTACTGGAAAGATGCCAGATGGGGATCTGTAGTTGAGCCATGGGGAACTCGGGTTGCAGGTGCTTCAGGTTTGGTCCACAGTTCTTGGTTATCACCTGATACTGAAAAGGTCCCTGGGTTTTGATTGCTGTGAAGTTAGCAGGGTCAGCAAACATTTCTGAGCAGCCTGCCAAATGGTAACATCTCCCCTATGCCCTAGGTAAATAGatggatgagatttttttttgagcagatgaaaagaaaatcactagGATTTTTTAATGGGTCTCAGATCTTGGATGCTCACACAGAGAGTGCAGAAAGGAGCCCACATGTTTGAGAGCACAAGCATTTGTTCTCTACCAACAGGGTTCCTCCAAAATGGATGCATTTGGCCATCCAGAATTACTTGTCATGATGAATGTCTCGGCTGTAGGTTTGCCAGGAGATTTTCACATCTTTTTGCCCAGTTTAATTGGAGTTTGTGAGATGGCCAGCTAGAAGGCCCAGAGCATTGGTGTGAATGCACTTAAAGAGCTGACAGTGTATGAAGGAAAGCGCATTTCAAATGATCTATTGGGGTATTGTTAATCTCAAGAAAAGATAGTGGCTAATTTGTCTCCAATCTTCTGTGAACAAGGACAGAGAACCAGACTGTAGCTCTTGAAGGACAGGGGTGGTTAAACCTCATACACCAGCCATCTCTTCTGGCTACTAAATTCTActtaagtgaaattaaaaagggaggaaaaaaatagtctttgagCAGAGATTCACTGGTTTTTCTGCAGTTCCATCAGCTTTCAAGGACAGCTCTTGAGGTGGAGGTCTTGCACCCTCTTCGCACTGGCACAGTGGCCCTCTTCATAGCAATATTCATCTGGTGGTGTTTGATTCCCCTGGTTTTAGCCTTTTTTCAATTATggacaaagaattttttttctgtgctactGCTTCAGTAAGTAAAGTCAAGTTCTGCCGATTTGGGTTTCAGACAAGGGGGTTTTCTCACAGTTCCAATTTGATTTCCTTAAGGAAGAATATCCCAGTGCACACCCCAATGCACACTTAAACCTGTTGCAAGGGATAAATAACAAACTAAATCTGATGTGCTATAACTTGTTTACccacaaagcaaagagcaagagaggctACAGCTAAAGGGAAGGTGAGGTGTTAGGGACAGGGTAACAAAGCAGAGGACCCCGTGTCTCCCCCAGGTACTATGTTGGATTCTGGAGAACATGCTCCATATCCATGTGTTGTTTCAGAGGGTCTTAATCTCTGCgttactgttttatttgttgATGTACCCTGTACCGTCTCCCGTTGTTACAGCATGCAGTAGAAAATCTGACTGCTGGAGGTGCTTCTAAAGTAAAGTTGTCTCCTCTTTAAATGAAACTTGCCAAGTCAAGTTGAGCTGATGAAGCAatctgtgggctttttttttttttgtagtttgctGTTTGAAATGTCAGCAGTCTGTCTCAGAGGGCAGATGTATTCAGATTCCCAAATCATCCTGCTGCAAACATATGCACATAAAATACCTCTTCTTTGTGATTCCAGTAGacccagtgctttttttttttggctttagaGCAGCAGGTAGCTCAGAAGCTCTGCATTGCCAGGGAAGGATAGGGCCAGAAGGTGCTGGTAGGGGCACCCATCTTGGCTAACTACAAGCAAAAGCCGGAGAACTTTAGCTGGTTTTATACAGACTCCTGCAGCTGgtgcttaaaaaaagaggatgcGTTGCCCTTCTGCTTGGTTAGGAAACTGCTTaatggaagagagaaacaaTGTGCAATTGGAAAACTGTGCCTCATGCATGCCCCAAAGccattttatttaacaattGGGCCACAGGAGCAGAAGTTTCAGGTGTTTTTTGacttttgggggtttggggggctcTTTTCGAGCTATAGGGGAgccctttttcagtttacttaATGCTCCAGTTTACCTAGCGGTGAGGTACTACCTGGAAGGCAGGCTGTGGAGTCTTTGTGTCGCAGAACAAAGAGCCTGTTCCTGCTTCCCATATTGATTGCTGCCTAGCTTGAATGTGATGTTTTCATTAGTAGCTGAAACGCAGTCCCGTTTGGTTTGTGAGCTGCCTAATAAGGGAAAACAATTgtggaacaaaagcatttggcTTCCACTAGAATACATTAAAGCCTAATTAAAATACTAAGTAAGAGGGatacagcagcactgaagtGATGCCCGTGAACACTGAACACTCAGTGTGTGTCAGCGTAAACACAGGTAATTGTgcttatgcaaataaaatgcagcagtgGTGTTTCAGCTCATCTGAGAAGAAACTGTCAGGGATGGGCTGTGGAGACGTGCGCTGCATACCTGTGAAGTGAGATCCTattgacagcagcagcagttgtacTGTCTGCTTGGTTCTCACACCAATTTACCCTCTTTTTCATTCTCCCCCCCCGGATGCTTGAAAGTGGGGGAAGATGAAAGAACTGGTAGAAGAACAGTACCTGGGTTGAGCTGCTCTGCATCAGCTGGGCCCTGGtaacagcagtaagaaagagCTTAGTGCCTATCTCCAGAGCTTGCTACAGCCCTGCTTGCTCAGAGGAACTTGCTATTGTGCCCAAGCTGTTAAGGTTTCTGAAAGCAGCTAAGAATAAAGTGGAAGTGTTGGGTACGAAGGGCCTCAGGAAGCTTGGAAGAAGAGGCCTAGCCCTCTCACTTGATCGTATGGCAGAGGCTAGGAGCAAATGCATCAGCACAGCGAGGGTGTAAGTCTTCCCACCTCCCTGGTGTGCGGTTAGAGGGGAGAAGTTTCCTACTGGAAGAATGTGTTTTATGGATATGATTTTTACTTTACTGAGTGGCTGAGAACACTCTGAACtggtagaagaaaaatggttcCTAAAATGTAATGTTTCACTGGCAACAAGTTCTGTTATTTAGTAAGTGCCCCAGGTTAAGGCAGCTTGGTAATTCAGTGGGAACACCTCTCTCCTGTTCTCCCCCATTAGAGATGCACTGTCTGGGGGACCTGAAGTTTCCTTCCCCCTGCGGCGTATCCCTTCATGGGATCGAGCTGTCCTGCGCCCCAGGATACTGTTCTGCAGCAGTGTGTACTTGGGCTTCCCCTCAGGATAGCGGCCCTCAGCACTTGGGCAGCCAACACTCATTTCCAAGCTGCACTGTGGCTTACAGTTACTGGTGGAAGTAGGGATTTTTTGCATGTTGGAAGTGTTTATTACTTTGAAGCGGAAGAACAATTCTTAATTttggcagcagcatttttatttcttggatcCTTCTCCATTTACTCAGGTCTCCTATAGAAACTCCTTCTACCTTCCCAAAACTTTGTTCCCTGTTGTGCAGGCaacagcaaagctctgctgtgAGAGGGTGTCCATGTGCTTGTGATAATTGTAGCTGGTTGCATGACGACTAACCTTTTAATGTGGAAGCAGCGCTTAGTCTTCAGTTGTCACattaatgctttgttttgtgctttctaGCTGTATATCCAGCATTGGCTTTTGTTCAGTTCTGtctgttttttgtgggtgttaAGTATAAATCTTTTTAAcccagtgttatttttttccatggttttaaCTGATTTGCAGTTCCTTAGAGAAGTGTCTTGGGGATTAGGGTGACTTAGTGCGAGTTAGACATGGGTGGGCAGCATCCATTATTCTATGATGCCTGTGATGGGAATTGCTGCTGCAATCGCTCTCTTGAGCCCAGAGGTTGTCACCCTTTTATCGCTTCCTGTAACGCCAGAGATCATTCCTTGTCTTGGCTGTGGGGCTCCTGATGGGTCTATGTTGAGCGTGCTCAGAAAATACCCCTCGGAAAGGCACCTCTTTCTGCAGGTCTAACCCAGTGGCTGCGATTGTGGCTCTGGGGAGCAGGCAACGTGTtactgataccaaagacttaaacaaattagttagcatacaaaaaacccagatccctttgtgcaacctttgtacagatgagttaagatgatactgtgtcacacaaactgaaatatgcattagttttcccggaaacaggctggctgtggcgattagctctattgggttatgttaatgttgtctacctggagacaaaagtagacctagcacctgatatagcctctgggtctactgataatggccgatatgcaaacttgagacttggccaaacagccaagtcagtgaaatgccccaaatgggtgccctaaggctgacctacctcacTATACTGTtaaaacccacacctcctagctagaaaagcccccaacccaaataagccccctactctctgggcatgtgtagtgaattaaaagagaactgtatctttaagatgcagtaagaaagatcctaaccaatagttagctgAAGGGTGggaccaggaggcgtaactaactttgttaactgtttaaatacctgtcatgatttcaaccgGGTGTGCACGCTGGGAGGAaggatcccccatgcacccagcgctgcaataaaccaatgtcggctttctaaactatcatttgggttggagagttttcttggttacgattttcggtgACATTACCGGACAGGAATGGTCCGTACTGCGAAGCCCTGCGTccacagctgaggaaaagcagcaaacctTCCACGCTCGGGTTCAGAGGACCGGCTTAAATAAACTCGGTACAGGGAAGGGTgctggagcccgccgggcgtccccggccagggccccctcgctccgggagctcctgcgggggggcgcgtttggggtcggcagccgggggcctcttccacccgcttcggtgccgccgcacgggtgggcgtggggcagcagccccgggacagccgctgcggacccctctgtcccgggaggggcggggaggggcgggccgggaccgccgcgcctctaCCCTGCGCCCGCtggggtctctcggtcccgccggctgccgcccagcgaggggggttcggcggagctcggcaggggtgtcccgggacccgcccgaggagagctcctgcgtgggcagcgcccgggccggttcgcctgggcgggggctgcggcaccggcaccgggcccggcccagacccgccccgccgggtcccgccgggccgaggggatcggagcggagccgaaatCACCCGAGCCGtgccgagtcccgccgagcgGAGtcgagccgagcccagagcagccgagcccagagcagccgagcccagagcagccgagccgagccgaaacgacccgagcccagccgagcccgcggatcggagcggagccgaaacgacccgagctgagccgagtcccgccgggccgagccgaCCCGGAGCAGCCGAGCCGGAATGACAGGAGCCCCGCTGACATTTTGTGAGTTCTTTCTGGTtagaattcttctcttcaagGTCAGTTGATCACTTTCTGGGGCAGTGTGTGAATATGGATAgtatttgggttttactgtaggtgaataattaccccttaggctctttggctgtggaggggcagtttgttgtgtgcctgcagaacagcctgaggcagattggtttcatccactgACAACAGcgaaatagctgttttggaaagtGCCTGTTAGTTACGagaaggtgattgaggagaacttcatgtatacattacgtaacCTTTTATACACACATGTGCGCGCACACACGCACGCCTGTGTATGTATCCACATGTggaagtgtatatgctgtgagcttatagattgagagctttaggaaaaagagtagtaaaccactgcatacagaagaatgtttgatttgtggcgagGAGTTtatgtaaaaatgtgttttaccctttaggatggcgccagaagttgctgcagtaggaagaaaaggtggctataagcacctctgtgatctgtgggcagctggaataactgctacaGAGCTCgctgagcttcagcctccaatgtttgacctacatcccgTGAGGTGAGCAAAgggttaaagcgcggtgtgtaagtacagcttccCAAATCATCCATTTGGAGTAGTGGCTgcatgggtgcttgtggtgtttgggggtactgcaagggtgttgggttgtaagtgttctggatgtacgtgatagaaattgggacaactccttttgctgcataaatgcgtcatgttgtcctggtagcgtctcttaaacggatggacttcttcctgccaactaaacaacGTATTCAAAATTCACGTCAGGTATGTACTGCCATgtcacccacagaaatactgttggtttttttagagcgcttttgctaatgatgaaaagcaactgccagcctcctgaattaaaggacaaaatgaaatggcaagtacttttctgtttcagtagataatgatcatgtatttcactgggcaattgattctcatgtttaccacttccttttacaggtccaatagtttccatcattctgtgaaaacggtacgtagaaaaaaatcctgaaaaaagactgacagctgaaaagttactacaggtataaatttatgtgtgggattttttttaagttctaaaattaaaatgtgcttaatatgagcggttggaattttaatctgtgtttttccttctgtctttcagcatccatTTTGTTACCCAGcgattaaatccaagtcttgctattgaacttttggataaaatgaataatcctgatcattccacttaccgtgattttgatgacgatgatcctgaggtaggaatacgttttaatcacaggatcagattaagttttcatttgccaacaaaactaaatgcttatggttCATTGaggcacagaatgttttgtgatctgggaacaggctcaagggttgcttttacttttggttgtgctgctctgtcacacgtccaggcccttagcaaaattcattatatttgggggagagacgctcaaagagaaagagatgaaaacactttaaaattttgtttgtggttgtccttcaacaattttgcagcagtatgtgtggactgcttctccagtcccgagttctgtcgtgcattctgctttctgtttctttgtggaattatgtttccattcgtctgcaaagcaagcattcataaaaataattttctacttctgtagaacttgttcttttgttcctaatttgctttcctatgagaagaagagaatgatcctgtagttgtttttgtcaagcgttttggtatgtgtttcttgcagattctattttctatcttggaatactctgaaactccatttcacctacggttttgtcaaagacaaaatttctgattttctgctttaacagctgggaaaaaaatagcacgcttatgtaagatgataagcagtgcaggactgaagtgtttcgtaaacaagagaaaacagatattctgttactgcatcctgtcttcatacttaactgtatgttagtgaagactttccaactatcaataccgttaaactgagaggccaaaaaggaaatgttatctgagcaaagacaaatgctggccagcattgtctttacttgctcaaa from Gavia stellata isolate bGavSte3 chromosome 5, bGavSte3.hap2, whole genome shotgun sequence encodes the following:
- the LOC132317160 gene encoding exocyst complex component 7-like, with the translated sequence MEMQEEMSLEHLPESVLHDIIRISGWLVENGRNQDFMTVYFQIRSVQLDRSIKGLEDHFRKNSSSTGVPYSPAIQNKRKDTPTKKPLKRPVLIPGNVRLCVRVLALVLALFTSVCGEALLGLFLLKQRVCLGYLEKGGWLGKAVTSRDNPSGLLKSICAIAAVSWSCS